GGCCTCGGCCGCAACGCCATCGCCCGCGAAATCGGCCGCGGCGAGCGCACCGTCTCCCGCCTCGCCGCCGAGCAGGGCCTCTCCTTCGACCGGAAGGGCGCGACCGCGAAGGCCACCGAGGCGAAGAAAGCCGACGGCGCCGCACGCCGCGCACAGCTCCAGCTCGACGCCCTGGAGGCTGCGCACAAGCTCATGGGCCAGATGTTCCAGCCCGCCCTCGTCTACAACTTCGGCGGCAAGGAGAACGACTACAACTCGACCACCCTGGAAGAGCCGCCGTTCGCCGACAAGCGGAACATCGCCACCGCCATCCAGGCCCTCGCCGCGACCGCGCTGAAGCTGGCCGAGTACGACAAGGCCACCGGCAACGAGTCCGAGAAGAGCATGCTCACCGACCTGCGGCAGGCCCTCATCGACGCCCGCAAGAGCAGCACGCCGTGACCGGCATCGACATCCGCGGCCTGCCCCTGTCGGAGAAGCAGATCGAGTACGTCTGCGAGAGCGACTTATTCGTCAACCTCGCCGAGGGCGCCATCCGGTCCGGGAAGACTGCCTCTGGGCTGCTGCGTTGGCTGATGTACCTCGCCGACCCGAAGACCCCGAAGAGCGGGGACCTGGTCGTCACCGCCAAGACGTACGACACGGCGGTCCGGAACATCTTCAACCCGCTCCGCGACCCGGTGCTGTTCGGGCCGCTGGCGAAGGCCACCAGCTACACCCGGGGCGCGCCGACCGCGACGATCCTCGGCACGCAGGTGGAGGTCATCACCTTCAACGACGAGCGCAGCGAGAACCGGCTCCGCGGTATGACGTGCCGGGGCGCGTACGTCGACGAGTGGTCGCTGATGCCGAGGTCGTTCCACGAGCAGCTCCTCGGCCGCTGCTCCGTCGACGGCAGCCAGATCTTCGGCAACACCAACCCGGACAACCCCCGCCACTGGCTGATGACCGAGGGCATCGAGCGGGCCCGCCCGGGTGGGGACCTGGCCGGCGACTGGTACGTGCTGAAGTTCCTGCTCGACGACAACCCGGTGCTGAGCCAGAAGGTGAAGGACCGGTACCGGAGGCAGTACCGGGGCCTGTACTACCGGCGGAACATCCTCGGCGAGTGGTGCATCGCCGAGGGCACCGTCTACGAGAGCTGGGACCCGGCGAAGCACGTGGTCAAGCAGCTCCCCGGCATCACCCGATGGATCTCGCTGGGCGTCGACTACGGCACCGTCAACCCGTTCGCCGGCCTCCTCCTGGGCGTCGGCGTCGACGGACACCTGTACCTCGCCCGCGAATGGCGCTGGGACAGCAAGAAGCAGCAGCGCAGCCTCACCGACGCCGAGTATTCCGCCCGGCTGCGCGCCTGGCTGGACAAGCTGAGCATCCGCCCCGACTGGATCTGCGTCGACCCCTCGGCCGCCAGCTT
The sequence above is drawn from the Micromonospora sp. M71_S20 genome and encodes:
- a CDS encoding helix-turn-helix domain-containing protein gives rise to the protein MPRHPNPVTQADYDRVRELHAQGLGRNAIAREIGRGERTVSRLAAEQGLSFDRKGATAKATEAKKADGAARRAQLQLDALEAAHKLMGQMFQPALVYNFGGKENDYNSTTLEEPPFADKRNIATAIQALAATALKLAEYDKATGNESEKSMLTDLRQALIDARKSSTP
- a CDS encoding PBSX family phage terminase large subunit; translated protein: MTGIDIRGLPLSEKQIEYVCESDLFVNLAEGAIRSGKTASGLLRWLMYLADPKTPKSGDLVVTAKTYDTAVRNIFNPLRDPVLFGPLAKATSYTRGAPTATILGTQVEVITFNDERSENRLRGMTCRGAYVDEWSLMPRSFHEQLLGRCSVDGSQIFGNTNPDNPRHWLMTEGIERARPGGDLAGDWYVLKFLLDDNPVLSQKVKDRYRRQYRGLYYRRNILGEWCIAEGTVYESWDPAKHVVKQLPGITRWISLGVDYGTVNPFAGLLLGVGVDGHLYLAREWRWDSKKQQRSLTDAEYSARLRAWLDKLSIRPDWICVDPSAASFSTQLFRDGLLPTNADNDVLDGIRLIASLLAEGLLYVHESCTGWIEEVPGYVWDEKAALLGEDKPVKAGDHSLDAGRYAIKTPEVLWRPLVRGALDLAA